Within the Cryptococcus neoformans var. neoformans B-3501A chromosome 1, whole genome shotgun sequence genome, the region GTGCTTTCGGTGTTGTTTCTCAGCTCATCTGGGACCGAGCTCTTGGTGTAAGTCTCCTATACCCGCCTTTAGTTATCACTCGCATTTTTCTGACTCTTtaccctttcctttttagATGCCCCTCGAGAGGCCCAAGTCTTACTCCACCGAGGCTATCAAGAAGATGTTCGAGGGCAAGTAAGCGCTTGGCATCAGCTGAGTTTGTTTGGGTGTGTGGCAGCAAAAAGCCTCGGCGCGTACGCAAGAAGGAATGAAGATGTAAGAAGCTTTAACACGGTCGACTGGGTTGGCTCGTATATTGTCCTTGGTCTCTGTGGATTCATATATTTTTGGAATGGATGGTCTAGATCGTTTCACTCGTTTGTGCTTTTGGCGAATTTTTGTGTTGCAAATTGCCGCTTTCTATCTGTGTTGAACAAGCTGCTATTACACTCTCGAGGTCAGCAATTGTTATCTCGTTTGTTATCCTAGGAATAATTAACATTTACCTATCCTTATCGATTACTGACTAAAAGAAGTCGGGTCAGAGATAACCGGCgctgcttcctcttcgaAATTCGGCGTTTCAACGCCGGAATAGGGCCTTCGTCGCGGTCATTaaattgatgatgaaaatgcCGCAAGCCGCAAGCCGCAAGCCCGCTTGCCACAGTAGTCAAGTATTAGTCCATGGGAGAAACGATTAGTGATCAGTGGTATGATTGACAGCTGTAACATGCAGCCATACGTGTTTATCTCTACTGTCATCCATGCTTTGGGTAGTCTCGGACGATAAACCAACCTTGATAGGATGAAACAGGAAGTCTCGATTATGTTGTGTGAGCGTACACTTGCGAGGGGTCGAGCGAATGCTGGAACGCGAAAAGGACGAATGATGATTCACGCTCGAGACCAAGTAAGAAGGCGTCGATGTCAAACTCGACACCCATTGTTGCTGGATTCTACTTGCTCTCGTTCGGTGACAGGTGTTGAGGTAAGAGATGGGAAGCTGGGATAATGAAATGCTTAAAGGAAATATAGCATGATCGAACGATATAAGAAAGGAATATTATTATGGACCGACCAGTAATTTCCAACCCTTTTGTCTGTTGCCCGCCGGGGCGTTGCGTTGGTTTCCCAGGCACGTCGCACGGAACACGAAGTAAATCATCTTcgttcttcatcgtccagTCAAACTTGCAATATTTACATCATCTGATGCCAGACTCACACACATAATAATAAGACAGGTGAGCACCCGTCAGTGACCTTTGGACAGGCGACTGGGCTACTGAAGGGAAATGAGACTTCCAAGTCCTTTTTTGCCCTTGCGACAAGCATGCGCAAAACATTACGGTGTCTTGCTTGACACCGTAGGCCGAGCTTCCCTCGTTCAGCATCTGTTCTCTATCATGGGATTTTTGCTTTTCGTTTCTCGTAGAGCTGACCGTGGACTGTCCGTCGATCCCCAGTCTTCCGCCACCTCTCACGGTTCGCTCGGAGAGTACCCATATGTGATTTCTATATTTCTGTACTATTAAATGCATCTTATCATGTACTGCAAAGTCAATCTTCTAATTTTTTATCTGTCAAGACCGACGTTGTGGATAGTTTTTGATCCCGAGGCTGCCTCAACGTTTTCCAGATAGTCCTAAAGCCAAAGACTCAGCTCTTTACTCTTTTCAAGGGGCAGAATAGGACTCACTCGCAACCACTTTTCGCGCTCGTCAGGCATGTGATCGAAAACAGTATACCTCTTATCTCTCTGAGAGCCACAACCATTAGCGTTTTTGACTACGCAAAGATGAACCAAAACAAAGGAACGCACCCTCAATACAGCCTTGATTTCGCCCAAATCAATTTGCTTTGCCAACTGCGTCAAGTCCGCCGctccaccttctcccattccttcgccttcatcaTACTCATCCTGCTCCTGCACTTCCAAAgccttctcatccatcgtcttcttcctcatcttggACCAAAACTCTACAAAGCTGTTCTCACGCAACATCTGATCAAACTCGATCCTCGCATCATGCTCCTTCTTTCGTCGCCAAGACCTCCAGCGGTCTTCGAGCGCTTCCCCTTGCAAGCCGAGACGCTTGACAAGCGGATCATCGATGATTTGTGGGTAAACGTCGTCGTAAGACGTGTTGAGAGCGGGCGTCTTGGATTCGAAGAGCGAGTGGAGTGCATTGGAACGTTTAGAAAAGAGCCGTTCGGAATGGGCAGCGAAGAGGCGTTGTTTATCGCGGGCACTCAACGAAGGGTGGTTCCATCGAGGGTCAGAAGAAAGGTAAGATTGCGCCTCGTCCAACGTAACCTATACGCTATCAGTATCTACAAATGGCGAAAGGAGACAAAAAAAACCTTACGTTGGGTTCCTTCACAGAATCCACTAATAAACTCCTAAACAATGCCtcagcctcttccctcccagCTCCCATTTTACTCTTGTGCATCTCACGTTccaccctttccttctcttccctgaCTTTAGCCTCCCGCTCGCGCAGACTCGCTTCTGACTTGGCTTTGCGCTCTGCAAGTTTACGTGCAGCCGCATCTTCTTTCGATTCAGAAGGCTGAGCCGATTGACCAGCTTTGCGCTCTGCAAGCCGGCGAGCggccgcctcttccttttcttttatGCTCTGCTCCTCGGGATTTGATTTTGCAGGATTCGAAGTTGAAGAGAGTGCACGGATATAATTGTTGAATAGATCTTCACGcagcgaagaagaaccaACAGCATCATATCGCGGATCGGAAGAGATTGAGCGTTTGACAGAAGACCAttgagaggatgaggtgaTGTTCGTTGATTCTTTGAGAAGAGTGTTGAAGTCTTCTTCGGCTTTCTGAGCTGCAGCTCGTTTGCCTGCAGACCTAAAAGTTATTTCTATCAACGATCAAACAATTACCGTACTCACGCTCGCCAAGGTCTCTCAAATGCTGCTTAAACGCCTTTTCTCTCTGGTGATCATCTCTGCCAAAAGCATAAAACCTcctatccttcttccattttttcCTAAAGTCATCCCATCTCGTCCTAGTACTTGTCACTTCCTTATCCAGCAAGGCTTTGTATTCCTTCTCTGgctctgccttcttctcttccgccGCAGAACCCTTCTTGAGGCGTTTGGCTCGACCAACTTCACGGCAGTACTCTTCATACACCTCACGTCGGTCTTTCATAGATGAGAGAAGCACGTAGCGCGGATCGTTGATGAACAAGGGCAGGGATTGATCCCAGGGGGCAAAGGGCGAGATGTCCTTTTCAATGAGCAAAGCCTTGAACAATGCAcgtccttcttcgacaGAAACGTTGACCTTTTCGGGGACGGCAAAGACCTTTTTTGCGGCTTcggcctcttcctttttagtcttttcatcttgctcttccaaatcctttTTGGTTTGAGCATCCTTCTCGGCGAACTCGGCGGCAACAGCCTTCATCCAggcctcttcgtcctcttcgccttctgGGCCAACcacgtcctcctcctcttgctcttggCCTCCcaccttggccttcttctcctccggtgcatcatcttcgccatcctccctctgtttcctctttctttccttttctgcctcttccttcttcttcctctcagcATCTATCTCCGCCCTGATCCTCTCCAGTTCTTTCAGCTTTTCAATCCTCTCCtgctcaatcttctcttgctcctctttatctttttcctcctttttcttcctctcctcctcctccagttGAGCTACAGCGTCCTTGATCTCATCTGGAACAGTCCATTCCGATCTTttgttctccttttcaaagTAAAACACATTCCCTTCAGTTGTCGTGATTCTCATCCAGCCAGTACCGGGGATCGGCACCTTGTCCTTGggcttttccttcttcttcttcttcgtcttttccTCAGCGGCTCCAGTTCCGCCTGGGGTAACTGCGCCAGGAGCTGGAGACCCAGTGGGTGGAGTGGTTCcgggagggaagggagggaaagTGGGGCGGATAT harbors:
- a CDS encoding hypothetical protein (HMMPfam hit to FF, FF domain, score: 144.7, E(): 2e-40; HMMPfam hit to WW, WW domain, score: 59.4, E(): 9.4e-15) — encoded protein: MSGVPPGPPPGRPPVANVPYIPQPGAPAAPPFRPPAAPGFGFPPGPPPGMPFSVGGFPHPLPPGWSEHRAPDGITPYYYNAQTRESTYIRPTFPPFPPGTTPPTGSPAPGAVTPGGTGAAEEKTKKKKKEKPKDKVPIPGTGWMRITTTEGNVFYFEKENKRSEWTVPDEIKDAVAQLEEEERKKKEEKDKEEQEKIEQERIEKLKELERIRAEIDAERKKKEEAEKERKRKQREDGEDDAPEEKKAKVGGQEQEEEDVVGPEGEEDEEAWMKAVAAEFAEKDAQTKKDLEEQDEKTKKEEAEAAKKVFAVPEKVNVSVEEGRALFKALLIEKDISPFAPWDQSLPLFINDPRYVLLSSMKDRREVYEEYCREVGRAKRLKKGSAAEEKKAEPEKEYKALLDKEVTSTRTRWDDFRKKWKKDRRFYAFGRDDHQREKAFKQHLRDLGERKRAAAQKAEEDFNTLLKESTNITSSSQWSSVKRSISSDPRYDAVGSSSLREDLFNNYIRALSSTSNPAKSNPEEQSIKEKEEAAARRLAERKAGQSAQPSESKEDAAARKLAERKAKSEASLREREAKVREEKERVEREMHKSKMGAGREEAEALFRSLLVDSVKEPNVTLDEAQSYLSSDPRWNHPSLSARDKQRLFAAHSERLFSKRSNALHSLFESKTPALNTSYDDVYPQIIDDPLVKRLGLQGEALEDRWRSWRRKKEHDARIEFDQMLRENSFVEFWSKMRKKTMDEKALEVQEQDEYDEGEGMGEGGAADLTQLAKQIDLGEIKAVLRVRSFVLVHLCVVKNANGCGSQRDKRYTVFDHMPDEREKWLRDYLENVEAASGSKTIHNVGLDR